From Selenomonas ruminantium AC2024, a single genomic window includes:
- a CDS encoding ATP-binding protein, which produces MAKIGKNALEHLTQAMYDDSRIVYREYIQNSSDQIDIARKNNSFPDEELHIIIELDKKHRNIFIEDNANGIPANEIEKRLANVADSDKIQGESKGFRGIGRLGGVGYCKELRFVTSYYGESVQTTMIWNATELRAIISDTNNHDTAEQVLDDIISYEETPCDKDKHFFRVEMLGVNDENDRLLDEEDVIQYISEVAPVDYIDSFWLKPDIERFVKEHSEEIPPINTYKTFIRYDEGDLIEIRKNYTNHIYKVNNGHKTQVDTLSDIHADIIRDDKGHPIAWIWYAISSFKAQINELGNPMRGLRLRQFNILIGNRDTLSESPKFFKERRGNGYFIGEVHTIANKNLRPNARRDYFNESNEVKDLEYALQKYISDNLDWLYKDGSTINSGYDKLEKYSELQKTINEKKKKGFSSSTEETKLKKELVVAKEKAEKAIKDISRIENKSKKSATSALSKLVKAVTGERKIDIEKAKEKLEKGTPIIEEPETKDDKEKPKNQHKPLDKTKKKPKLLVDQLSTLNKSERKIVSRIYDVIHKNMVFDEADSLIQKIQEELKKNNAS; this is translated from the coding sequence ATGGCAAAGATAGGAAAAAATGCGCTTGAACATTTAACACAAGCCATGTATGATGATTCTCGTATTGTATATAGAGAGTATATTCAGAACTCTTCTGACCAGATTGATATTGCAAGAAAGAATAATTCTTTTCCAGATGAAGAATTACATATTATTATTGAACTAGACAAAAAACATAGAAATATATTCATAGAAGATAATGCGAATGGTATTCCTGCTAATGAAATAGAGAAACGACTGGCTAATGTAGCAGATTCCGATAAAATTCAAGGTGAATCAAAGGGATTTAGAGGAATTGGTCGTTTAGGCGGCGTAGGATATTGTAAAGAGTTGCGCTTCGTGACATCATATTATGGTGAGTCTGTCCAGACAACAATGATTTGGAATGCAACAGAACTTAGAGCTATCATAAGTGACACTAATAATCATGATACTGCAGAGCAAGTGTTAGATGATATTATTTCTTATGAAGAGACTCCGTGCGACAAAGATAAGCATTTCTTTAGAGTAGAGATGCTAGGTGTTAATGACGAGAATGATAGGTTGCTAGATGAGGAAGATGTAATTCAGTACATATCTGAAGTAGCACCTGTCGATTATATTGATTCTTTTTGGTTAAAGCCAGACATAGAAAGATTTGTAAAGGAACATTCAGAGGAAATACCTCCTATAAATACATATAAAACCTTTATTCGATATGATGAGGGCGATTTAATAGAAATAAGGAAAAATTATACTAATCATATCTATAAGGTGAACAATGGACATAAAACCCAAGTTGATACATTGAGTGATATTCATGCTGATATTATCAGAGATGATAAGGGACATCCTATTGCATGGATATGGTATGCTATTTCTTCGTTTAAGGCGCAAATAAATGAATTAGGCAATCCGATGAGAGGGTTAAGGCTACGCCAATTTAATATCCTTATTGGTAATAGAGATACTCTATCAGAAAGTCCTAAGTTTTTTAAGGAACGCCGTGGGAATGGTTATTTTATTGGTGAAGTGCATACAATAGCTAATAAAAATCTTCGCCCTAATGCACGAAGGGACTATTTCAATGAGAGCAATGAGGTTAAAGACCTTGAATATGCTTTACAAAAATATATTTCTGACAATTTGGATTGGCTATATAAAGATGGTAGTACAATTAATAGTGGATACGACAAACTTGAAAAATATAGCGAGTTGCAGAAAACGATAAATGAAAAGAAGAAAAAAGGATTTTCTTCATCAACAGAAGAAACTAAACTAAAAAAAGAGTTGGTAGTAGCCAAAGAAAAAGCAGAAAAGGCGATTAAGGATATTAGTCGCATAGAGAACAAGTCTAAGAAATCTGCTACTTCGGCATTATCGAAGTTAGTTAAGGCTGTTACTGGTGAACGTAAAATAGATATAGAAAAAGCTAAAGAGAAACTGGAAAAAGGCACTCCTATTATTGAAGAACCAGAAACTAAAGATGATAAAGAAAAGCCGAAAAACCAACATAAACCATTAGATAAAACGAAAAAGAAACCTAAATTGTTAGTAGACCAACTAAGTACCTTGAATAAAAGCGAAAGAAAAATAGTTTCTAGAATATATGATGTTATCCATAAAAACATGGTTTTTGACGAAGCAGATTCGTTGATACAAAAGATTCAGGAGGAATTGAAGAAAAATAATGCCTCGTAA
- a CDS encoding cell division protein SepF has protein sequence MSIIDKVCGKMGLMDPADEKLDYEEERIKEERNFEPEEEEESFAMNHDRSDSSRNVVDFQSAASARESSTVTNMKMKVIVIEPKTFDDAQQVANNLREKKPVVINFEKTEADDAKRIIDFISGTTYALNGEIKKVGHNVFLCAPSNVNVSYTEEEKKVSAEMPWLKK, from the coding sequence ATGAGTATTATAGATAAAGTTTGTGGAAAAATGGGCCTGATGGATCCGGCGGATGAAAAGCTGGATTACGAGGAAGAGAGAATTAAGGAAGAACGGAATTTTGAACCGGAAGAAGAGGAAGAGAGTTTTGCTATGAATCATGATCGCAGCGACAGTTCCCGGAATGTAGTGGATTTTCAGTCGGCAGCTTCTGCCCGGGAAAGCAGTACCGTTACCAATATGAAGATGAAGGTTATCGTCATTGAGCCTAAGACCTTTGACGATGCCCAGCAGGTGGCGAACAATCTCCGGGAGAAAAAGCCCGTGGTGATTAACTTTGAAAAGACCGAGGCTGACGATGCCAAGCGCATTATCGACTTCATCAGCGGCACGACCTATGCGCTCAACGGCGAAATCAAGAAGGTCGGGCATAATGTATTCCTGTGTGCTCCGAGCAATGTCAACGTGAGCTATACGGAAGAGGAAAAGAAAGTTTCGGCAGAAATGCCCTGGCTGAAAAAATAA
- a CDS encoding RNA-binding protein, with amino-acid sequence MASEQKEKLIRFYKGTEGEETVIKLVDLAENVLRTQKFRISGFLDPFGQEIAETVAANYGNIRVDFAGGYQGAERARAIFIHEDFVGTPTGFGIDCIEAKWNGQFARLSHRDVLGALMGQGIERDTIGDLLVTNDSVKIICEEKMADFLLANLDKIGAVGVACERSDLSTIAPKEERCKEIRATVASLRVDSIAAAGFGSSRSKAAADIAADKLKINWQPAKSASQNVKEGDILSMRGRGRLEVAEVRGTTKKGRTVVVLKRYL; translated from the coding sequence ATGGCAAGTGAACAAAAAGAAAAACTCATTCGATTTTATAAAGGAACTGAGGGTGAAGAAACCGTCATCAAATTGGTGGATTTAGCGGAAAATGTTCTGCGCACCCAGAAGTTCCGCATCTCCGGCTTCCTTGACCCCTTTGGGCAGGAAATTGCCGAAACCGTGGCCGCTAACTACGGCAATATCCGCGTGGATTTTGCGGGCGGCTATCAGGGGGCAGAACGGGCAAGAGCCATCTTCATCCACGAGGATTTTGTCGGTACGCCGACAGGCTTTGGCATTGACTGCATCGAAGCCAAATGGAACGGCCAGTTTGCCCGCCTCAGTCACCGTGATGTTTTGGGCGCGCTGATGGGGCAAGGCATCGAGCGCGATACCATCGGCGATTTGCTCGTCACCAATGATTCCGTCAAGATTATCTGCGAGGAAAAGATGGCAGACTTCCTGCTTGCAAACCTCGATAAAATCGGCGCGGTCGGCGTGGCATGTGAACGTTCAGACCTCAGTACCATCGCGCCCAAGGAAGAACGCTGCAAGGAAATCCGCGCGACAGTAGCTTCTCTGCGTGTGGATTCCATCGCCGCCGCAGGTTTCGGCTCCTCCCGCAGCAAAGCGGCTGCCGATATTGCCGCCGATAAACTCAAAATCAACTGGCAGCCCGCCAAAAGCGCCTCCCAGAATGTCAAAGAAGGCGACATCCTCTCCATGCGCGGCAGAGGGCGGCTGGAAGTGGCTGAGGTCAGAGGTACAACCAAGAAAGGGCGTACGGTTGTGGTGTTAAAAAGATATTTGTGA
- a CDS encoding TIGR03960 family B12-binding radical SAM protein, which translates to MAWALKQELKEQLAAEEGYYRYPLGTRLPVALAYPNSYFVGMSNLGLHIIYELLNKRSDTACERVFLPERKSLERYENTRTPLMSVENQLPLQQFAMIAFVLSFEMDYFNVVKMLELGKVRVRAAERGDMDPLVIAGGPCATFNPEPLSAVIDAFVIGEGEVIMPALMDVFYQARGEGLSRAEMLQRLAQVPGVYVPSLYEHRYGEDGRLLAIAPGQNVPAKVSRQWLQDLDAYPAHTVVRTENTEFNFYLIETARGCGRHCRFCMAGYCFRRPRNRSLSVVTREVKDALQYKKRIGLMGAAISDYPEINELCKDILGEGLSMSVASFRADSVTRELVDSLAESGLKTLTMAPEAGSSRMRAIINKGIEEEHLFNAMDMGLAAGIRHFRLYIMIGLPFEQDEDVEAIVDLAGRLKDYMEEHGSKGTLTLSVNPFIPKPFTPFQWLPMADKKYVEKAAKTLTQGLRKRKNIIVGVESPKEAYIQGVLARGDRQVGEALLLACENGGSKAFKRAMKECGLAMDDYLYREREADELFPWESLDMGFTREYIYQEMKKAAELKPTIQCFDGCHRCGVCG; encoded by the coding sequence TTGGCTTGGGCGTTAAAACAGGAGTTAAAGGAACAACTGGCGGCAGAGGAAGGTTATTACCGCTATCCTTTGGGCACTCGTCTGCCTGTGGCCCTGGCGTATCCTAATTCCTATTTTGTAGGCATGTCCAATCTGGGGCTGCATATTATTTATGAGCTCTTAAACAAGCGCAGTGATACCGCTTGCGAGCGTGTGTTCCTGCCCGAGCGCAAGAGTCTGGAGCGTTATGAAAATACCCGCACACCGCTTATGAGTGTGGAAAATCAGCTGCCGCTGCAGCAGTTTGCCATGATTGCCTTTGTCCTGTCCTTTGAGATGGACTATTTCAATGTGGTGAAGATGCTGGAGCTGGGCAAGGTCCGCGTGCGGGCGGCAGAGCGCGGCGATATGGACCCGCTGGTTATTGCCGGCGGCCCCTGTGCCACCTTTAACCCCGAGCCGTTGTCGGCGGTGATAGATGCTTTCGTCATCGGCGAGGGCGAAGTCATTATGCCTGCCCTGATGGATGTCTTTTATCAGGCGCGCGGCGAGGGACTTTCCCGCGCAGAAATGCTGCAGCGTCTTGCGCAGGTGCCGGGCGTCTATGTGCCGTCTCTTTATGAACACCGCTATGGGGAGGATGGCCGCCTGCTGGCCATTGCTCCGGGGCAGAATGTTCCTGCCAAAGTCAGCCGTCAGTGGCTGCAGGATTTGGATGCGTATCCAGCCCATACCGTGGTGCGTACGGAGAACACGGAGTTCAACTTCTACCTCATTGAAACGGCGCGCGGCTGTGGCCGTCATTGCCGCTTCTGCATGGCGGGCTACTGCTTCCGCCGTCCCCGCAATCGCTCGCTTTCCGTGGTGACGCGGGAGGTCAAAGACGCCCTGCAGTATAAAAAGCGCATCGGTCTGATGGGCGCGGCTATCTCGGACTATCCGGAGATAAACGAACTTTGCAAGGATATCCTGGGGGAAGGGCTTTCGATGTCCGTGGCTTCCTTCCGCGCGGATTCCGTAACGAGAGAACTGGTGGACTCTCTGGCTGAAAGCGGACTCAAGACGCTGACCATGGCGCCAGAGGCGGGCAGCAGCCGCATGCGGGCCATCATCAACAAGGGCATTGAGGAGGAACATCTCTTTAACGCCATGGATATGGGGCTGGCGGCGGGCATTCGTCACTTCCGTCTCTACATTATGATTGGCCTGCCCTTTGAGCAGGACGAGGACGTGGAGGCTATCGTGGATTTGGCCGGACGCCTTAAGGATTATATGGAGGAACATGGCAGCAAGGGAACCCTGACCCTTAGCGTCAATCCCTTTATTCCCAAACCCTTTACACCCTTCCAGTGGCTGCCCATGGCCGACAAGAAATATGTGGAAAAAGCGGCCAAGACCTTGACACAGGGCCTGCGCAAGCGCAAAAATATTATTGTGGGTGTGGAATCTCCCAAGGAAGCCTATATACAGGGAGTGCTCGCCCGCGGTGATAGACAGGTGGGCGAAGCCTTACTGCTGGCCTGTGAAAATGGCGGCAGCAAGGCATTTAAGCGGGCCATGAAGGAATGCGGCCTCGCCATGGACGATTACCTTTACCGTGAGCGGGAAGCAGACGAACTTTTCCCCTGGGAAAGTCTCGACATGGGCTTTACCCGGGAATACATCTATCAGGAAATGAAAAAAGCAGCAGAATTAAAACCTACCATACAGTGCTTTGACGGTTGTCATCGCTGTGGTGTATGTGGATAA
- the nrdR gene encoding transcriptional regulator NrdR has product MKCPYCKQNDSRVIDSRSADDGATIRRRRECTSCGRRFTTYEVVERQPLMVVKNDGRREVFKREKILNGIIRACDKRDISLESITSLTNDIERDIRNTMEQEVPASEIGKLVMSKLKNFDEVAYIRFASVYRKFADISSFMEELQELQAHKEQEKDK; this is encoded by the coding sequence ATGAAATGCCCATATTGTAAACAGAACGACAGTCGAGTAATAGATTCCCGGTCGGCAGATGATGGGGCAACCATCCGCCGCCGCCGGGAGTGTACGTCCTGTGGCCGCCGCTTCACCACCTATGAAGTGGTGGAACGACAGCCGCTGATGGTGGTCAAGAATGACGGCCGCCGCGAAGTTTTTAAGCGGGAAAAGATTTTGAACGGCATCATCCGGGCCTGCGATAAGCGGGATATTTCCCTAGAGAGCATTACCAGCCTCACCAATGATATTGAGCGTGATATCCGCAATACCATGGAGCAGGAAGTACCCGCCTCCGAAATCGGCAAGCTGGTGATGAGCAAGCTCAAGAATTTTGATGAAGTGGCTTATATCCGCTTTGCTTCGGTGTACCGGAAGTTTGCAGACATCAGCAGCTTTATGGAGGAACTGCAGGAATTGCAGGCCCATAAGGAACAGGAAAAAGATAAGTAG
- the pgeF gene encoding peptidoglycan editing factor PgeF has product MSFAIEHMGNNLWRGKFTSFDEKICQHAFSARLGGESVKPYKGLNMALHVGDEADIVWKNRQRFFQALELKAEKLVTPQQVHGANIQRVSMADAGRGAKDYADAIAGTDALITNEPGLPLMLCFADCVPVIFLDPEKQAVGIAHAGWKGTVAKIARETVYRMQEEFGSNPADILAGIGPSIGPCCFAVGEEVAEKFREAFAKDVEYIISEKDGQLYVNLWEANRLQLLEAGICKNHIEMADTCTDCQHQWFYSYRADGGQTGRMAAIIALNQY; this is encoded by the coding sequence ATGAGTTTTGCAATCGAACATATGGGTAATAATCTGTGGCGGGGGAAGTTTACTTCCTTCGATGAGAAAATCTGCCAGCATGCCTTCAGCGCCCGTCTGGGGGGCGAAAGCGTCAAGCCGTACAAGGGGCTGAATATGGCACTGCATGTGGGCGATGAAGCAGATATTGTCTGGAAAAATCGTCAGCGTTTCTTTCAAGCGCTGGAGCTGAAAGCGGAAAAACTGGTGACGCCGCAGCAGGTTCATGGAGCGAACATTCAGCGGGTGAGCATGGCGGATGCCGGCAGAGGCGCTAAGGATTATGCGGATGCCATCGCAGGTACCGATGCCCTGATTACCAATGAACCGGGGCTGCCATTGATGCTGTGCTTTGCCGACTGCGTTCCGGTTATCTTCTTGGACCCGGAGAAGCAGGCCGTGGGAATTGCCCATGCCGGTTGGAAAGGAACCGTGGCCAAAATCGCTCGCGAAACCGTCTATCGCATGCAGGAGGAGTTTGGTTCTAATCCGGCAGATATCCTCGCGGGCATTGGCCCGTCCATTGGCCCTTGCTGCTTTGCCGTAGGTGAGGAGGTCGCAGAAAAATTCCGTGAAGCCTTCGCAAAGGATGTTGAATACATCATTTCCGAAAAAGATGGCCAGCTCTATGTGAATCTCTGGGAGGCCAACCGTCTGCAGCTGCTCGAAGCAGGCATCTGTAAGAATCATATTGAAATGGCTGATACCTGTACGGACTGCCAGCACCAGTGGTTCTATTCCTATCGGGCGGATGGCGGACAGACCGGGCGCATGGCCGCCATCATTGCACTGAATCAGTACTAA
- a CDS encoding AAA family ATPase, protein MPISRINLDDFVIFKHAEVTSSLGINIFVGKNGVGKTQLMKAVYANIVSMNDNKIPVIEYFKRGGNSVLLQTNKGKEKSTVHLEFVKDDKEIKAVFIPVKDMLTHAKGLLSMEEKYREFPFDRTLTDIIRLANQWTLKEPPQLALSILPKLEEIMDGTVEIENDEFFIRKHDGTLVNFAVEAEGLKKIGLFWQLLMNENITENSILLWDEPEANLNPEYLPVVVECLLELARHNVQIFVSTHNYLFAKYFDVRRKQADNVMYHSLYRENEDVHCETKEYFADLHHNAIMDAYNKLLDEVYGLQVGD, encoded by the coding sequence ATGCCAATAAGCAGAATAAATTTAGATGATTTTGTAATATTTAAGCATGCCGAGGTAACTTCAAGTTTGGGAATAAACATATTTGTGGGTAAGAATGGTGTTGGTAAGACACAATTAATGAAAGCCGTTTATGCCAATATTGTTAGTATGAACGATAATAAAATTCCTGTTATAGAATATTTTAAGCGTGGAGGGAATAGTGTTCTTTTGCAAACGAACAAAGGTAAAGAGAAGTCAACTGTGCATTTAGAATTTGTAAAGGACGACAAGGAAATTAAGGCCGTGTTTATCCCTGTTAAGGATATGCTGACTCATGCTAAAGGCTTGCTTTCCATGGAAGAAAAGTATCGGGAATTTCCGTTTGACAGGACATTAACTGATATTATTCGTCTGGCTAATCAATGGACATTGAAAGAACCGCCGCAGCTCGCTTTGAGTATTCTGCCTAAGTTGGAAGAAATCATGGATGGGACTGTTGAAATTGAAAATGATGAGTTTTTTATAAGGAAACATGACGGAACTCTTGTGAATTTCGCAGTTGAAGCAGAAGGGCTGAAGAAAATTGGTCTGTTTTGGCAGTTGTTGATGAATGAAAATATTACAGAGAATAGTATCCTGTTATGGGATGAGCCGGAAGCAAATCTAAACCCGGAATATTTGCCAGTGGTAGTGGAGTGCTTGCTGGAACTTGCGCGTCATAATGTGCAGATTTTTGTCAGCACCCATAATTATCTCTTTGCTAAGTATTTTGATGTGCGCAGAAAACAAGCCGACAATGTTATGTACCATTCTTTATATAGAGAGAATGAGGATGTGCATTGTGAGACAAAGGAATATTTTGCCGATTTACACCATAATGCTATTATGGATGCTTATAATAAACTTTTGGATGAAGTTTATGGTTTGCAGGTAGGTGATTGA
- a CDS encoding ATP-binding protein: MLESIGKVIATEKVPTTIDTFCFWTQPEMILHPFDVVKVDHLNNSTTFGVIEEISHITDSASFLSSFISNDFGDAEIEDTTFRIGMNCVKAKVVGNTKHIDSPVLSNTKVYLATREEVEKALGLDNIKNPVCCGFLEMYEDAGEKITLPVNINSDFLIGPEGAHLNISGISGLAAKTSYAMFLLKSIQDKYIKKAEEQEESEYDDGVAFVVFNVKGKDLLAIDEINDFENNEDIRKNVLKEYEDLGLTTKPFQNVTYLYPASNNNTKNSYVDKDQFSRQKSKKKAFEYKFDYEKDKQNLDLMFANIDDPNQTMDAIINYIVSGQGKFNNIVEWNRFIEVVEDMGKAGNTSKDKEIPVMSWRKFARMIKKSISHNCLFGTVHEDDSEVRIADKIQKIKANDVYVVDMAKLDSNMQAFVFGNTVREIMDYQLGEKTEVFEDGRKPPSRIVIFIDELNKYASTETPKNSPIIRQILDIAERGRSLGVVLFGAEQFMSAIHTRVTGNCAAFAYGRTNAIEVSKTNYKYIPKVYQSMMTRLKPGEYIVQSFSFNSLLHIKFPLPIYRQFK; encoded by the coding sequence ATGTTAGAATCAATCGGAAAAGTTATAGCAACAGAGAAAGTTCCCACAACCATTGATACCTTTTGTTTTTGGACTCAACCAGAAATGATATTGCATCCATTTGATGTAGTTAAAGTTGACCACCTAAATAATAGTACGACATTTGGTGTAATTGAAGAAATATCTCATATTACGGATTCCGCAAGTTTCCTGTCTAGCTTTATATCAAATGATTTTGGTGATGCTGAAATCGAAGATACAACCTTTAGAATTGGTATGAATTGTGTAAAGGCAAAAGTTGTAGGAAATACAAAACATATTGATTCCCCAGTATTAAGTAATACTAAGGTATACCTAGCCACAAGAGAAGAAGTAGAAAAGGCATTAGGATTAGATAACATAAAGAATCCTGTGTGCTGTGGTTTCCTCGAAATGTATGAAGATGCAGGAGAAAAGATAACTTTACCTGTTAATATCAATTCTGATTTTTTAATTGGTCCAGAGGGCGCACATCTTAATATATCTGGTATTTCTGGTTTAGCAGCTAAGACTTCTTATGCCATGTTTTTATTAAAATCTATACAGGATAAGTATATTAAAAAGGCAGAAGAACAGGAAGAAAGCGAATATGATGATGGCGTTGCTTTTGTAGTTTTCAATGTTAAGGGGAAGGACTTACTCGCTATCGATGAAATAAACGATTTTGAGAATAATGAAGATATAAGAAAAAATGTATTAAAAGAGTATGAAGATTTGGGATTGACTACTAAACCATTTCAGAATGTAACATATCTATATCCTGCCTCTAACAATAACACTAAAAATAGCTATGTAGATAAAGACCAGTTTAGTAGACAGAAATCTAAGAAAAAAGCCTTTGAATATAAATTTGATTATGAAAAAGATAAACAGAATCTTGATTTAATGTTTGCAAATATTGATGACCCGAATCAAACAATGGATGCGATTATAAATTATATAGTTAGTGGTCAAGGTAAATTTAATAATATAGTTGAATGGAATCGCTTTATTGAAGTTGTTGAGGACATGGGAAAGGCAGGAAATACAAGCAAGGATAAAGAGATTCCTGTAATGAGTTGGCGCAAATTTGCTCGTATGATAAAGAAGTCTATATCTCATAACTGCCTATTTGGTACTGTTCACGAAGATGATAGTGAAGTGCGTATAGCTGATAAAATTCAAAAAATCAAAGCAAATGATGTATACGTTGTAGATATGGCAAAACTTGACTCCAATATGCAAGCGTTTGTTTTCGGTAATACAGTTCGTGAAATAATGGATTATCAGTTGGGAGAGAAAACTGAGGTATTTGAGGATGGCAGAAAACCTCCATCTAGAATTGTTATCTTTATTGACGAGTTAAATAAATATGCTTCTACGGAAACACCTAAAAACTCTCCTATAATCCGTCAGATTTTAGATATTGCAGAGCGTGGGCGTTCTTTAGGCGTAGTTTTATTTGGTGCAGAACAGTTTATGAGTGCGATTCATACAAGGGTTACAGGTAACTGTGCAGCATTTGCTTATGGGCGTACTAATGCTATTGAGGTATCTAAAACAAACTACAAATATATCCCGAAAGTGTATCAGAGCATGATGACGAGGTTGAAACCGGGTGAATATATAGTCCAGAGCTTTAGCTTTAATTCATTGTTGCATATAAAGTTTCCCTTACCGATTTACAGACAATTTAAGTAA
- a CDS encoding YggS family pyridoxal phosphate-dependent enzyme, with the protein MGQEIAERYQNVAAKIEAAKQRRTTVPKDAAVTLVAVTKNHDVAAMREAIAAGATNVGENRVQEAKGKFAEIGNSVTWHLIGHLQTNKVRQAVKFSDLIHSVDSLHLAEAISSEAARIDKVQDILVQVNLAKEDSKSGVYREDLQEVLQAVTKLPNLRLRGLMCMAPNYDDVEKCRPLFREMYKIYQQIKEMGLPASNIDMLSMGMTHDYEIAVEEGANVVRVGTAIFGPRQY; encoded by the coding sequence TTGGGGCAGGAAATAGCAGAGCGTTACCAGAATGTTGCAGCAAAGATTGAAGCAGCCAAGCAGCGGCGTACCACTGTGCCGAAAGATGCGGCCGTCACATTGGTGGCCGTCACCAAAAATCACGATGTGGCAGCTATGCGGGAAGCCATTGCTGCAGGTGCCACAAATGTGGGTGAAAACCGTGTGCAGGAGGCCAAGGGCAAGTTTGCCGAAATCGGCAATAGCGTCACCTGGCATCTTATCGGTCACTTGCAGACCAACAAGGTGCGCCAGGCGGTGAAATTTTCAGACCTGATTCACTCCGTAGACAGTCTCCATTTGGCGGAGGCCATCAGCAGCGAGGCGGCTCGCATCGACAAGGTGCAGGATATCCTCGTGCAAGTCAATCTGGCCAAGGAGGACAGTAAGTCCGGCGTCTACCGGGAGGATTTGCAGGAAGTGCTGCAGGCGGTGACGAAACTGCCTAATCTGCGTTTGCGGGGCCTCATGTGCATGGCTCCCAACTATGATGACGTAGAAAAATGCCGCCCCCTATTTCGGGAAATGTATAAAATTTATCAGCAGATAAAGGAAATGGGTCTGCCTGCGTCGAATATTGATATGTTATCGATGGGAATGACCCATGATTATGAAATCGCTGTGGAAGAAGGCGCCAATGTGGTGCGTGTCGGTACGGCGATATTTGGGCCGCGTCAGTATTAA